The Bos javanicus breed banteng chromosome 18, ARS-OSU_banteng_1.0, whole genome shotgun sequence genome has a segment encoding these proteins:
- the MBOAT7 gene encoding lysophospholipid acyltransferase 7 isoform X1: MSPEEWTYLVVLLISIPIGFLFKKAGPGLKRWGAAAVGLGLTLFTCGPHTLHSLVTILGTWALIQAQPCSCHALALAWTFSYLLFFRALSLLGLPTPTPFTNAVQLLLTLKLVSLASEVQDLHVAQRKEMASGFSKGPPLGLLPDVPSLMETLSYSYCYVGIMTGPFFRYRTYLDWLEQPFPGAVPSLRPLLRRAWPAPLFGLLFLLSSHLFPLEAVREDAFYARPLPARLFYMIPVFFAFRMRFYVAWIAAECGCIAAGFGAYPVAAKARAGGGPTLQCPPPSSPEMAASLEYDYETIRNIDCYNTDFCVTVREGMRYWNMTVQWWLAQYIYKSAPARSYVLRSAWTMLLSAYWHGLHPGYYLSFLTIPLCLAAERQLESALRWRLGPGGQKAWDWVHWFLKMRAYDYMSMGFVLLSLRDTLRYWASVYFCVHVLALAALGLGLALGRGGPGRRKSGAPAPSPASGKLREE, translated from the exons ATGTCGCCCGAAGAATGGACTTATCTAGTGGTTCTTCTTATCTCCATCCCCATCGGCTTCCTCTTTAAGAAAGCTG GACCTGGGCTGAAGAGATGGGGGGCGGCAGCCGTGGGCCTGGGGCTCACGTTGTTCACCTGTGGCCCCCACACTTTGCATTCTCTGGTCACCATCCTTGGGACCTGGGCGCTCATTCAGGCCCAGCCCTG CTCCTGCCACGCCCTGGCCCTCGCCTGGACCTTCTCCTACCTGCTTTTCTTCCGCGCGCTCAGCCTGCTGGGCCTGCCCACTCCCACGCCCTTCACCAACGCCGTCCAACTGCTGCTGACACTGAAG CTGGTGAGTCTGGCCAGTGAAGTTCAGGACCTGCACGTGGcccagaggaaggaaatggccTCGGGCTTCAGCAAGGGGCCCCCCTTGGGGTTGCTGCCGGACGTGCCCTCTCTGATGGAGACCCTCAGCTACAGCTACTGCTACGTGGGAATCATGACAG GCCCGTTCTTCCGCTACCGCACGTACCTGGACTGGCTGGAGCAGCCCTTCCCGGGGGCCGTGCCCAGCCTGCGGCCCCTGTTGCGCCGTGCCTGGCCGGCCCCGCTCTTCGGCCTGCTCTTCCTGCTCTCATCACACCTCTTCCCGCTGGAGGCCGTGCGCGAGGACGCCTTCTACGCCCGCCCGCTGCCCGCCCGCCTCTTCTACATGATCCCCGTCTTCTTCGCCTTCCGCATGCGCTTCTACGTGGCCTGGATTGCCGCCGAGTGCGGCTGCATTGCCGCTGGCTTCGGGGCCTACCCCGTGGCCGCCAAAGCCCGGGCCGGGGGCGGCCCCACCCTCCAATGCCCACCCCCCAGCAG TCCGGAGATGGCGGCTTCCCTGGAGTACGACTATGAGACCATCCGCAACATCGACTGCTACAACACAGACTTCTGCGTGACAGTGCGGGAGGGCATGCGGTACTGGAACATGACGGTGCAGTGGTGGCTGGCGCAGTACATCTACAAGAGCGCTCCCGCCCGCTCCTACGTGCTCAG GAGTGCATGGACCATGCTGCTGAGCGCCTACTGGCACGGCCTGCACCCTGGTTACTACCTGAGCTTCCTCACCATCCCGCTGTGCCTGGCAGCCGAGCGCCAGCTGGAGTCGGCCCTTCGGTGGCGGCTGGGTCCCGGGGGCCAGAAGGCCTGGGACTGGGTGCACTGGTTTCTGAAGATGCGGGCCTATGACTACATGTCCATGGGCTTCGTGCTGCTCTCGCTGCGCGACACCCTCCGCTACTGGGCCTCGGTGTACTTCTGCGTCCACGTCCTGGCCCTGGcggccctggggctggggctggcccTGGGCCGGGGTGGCCCCGGGCGGCGGAAGTCTGGGGCCCCGGCCCCCAGCCCGGCCTCGGGAAAGCTCCGGGAGGAGTGA
- the TMC4 gene encoding transmembrane channel-like protein 4, translating to MEERPRWDPEAWGSVEGRPAPRAARTGPSLSSVLNELPSAATLRYRGPGVLPWGSEEAEDEEAWRSMQTSADAALQEQPEPGASRELPWPMPARRAHRQRLARDRVAQGAGSTGAQWTRLIRRSKEKVREGLRSLQPWAWTLKRIGGQFGAGTESYFSLLRFLLLLNVLASVLTACMVLLPTWLEGTPPGPPAPNASSPCGSYNPGSHGLVTFATELFNLLSGEGFLEWSPLFYGFYPPRPHLAITYLCAAFAIGLLYLLLILHRSVSGLKQTLLAESEALTRYSHRVFSAWDFGLSGEVHVRLRQRLILYELQVELEEARVRRRAAVRTLGQQARLWSVRLLLNLVVLALLGAAFYGIYWATGATVDLQDKPLIQRTPVLKLVVDYLPSIFISVVNFVLPPVFKLIAPLEGYTRSRQIVFILLRTVSLRLVSLLVLLFSLWNEITCGGDAEDERCKTCDYNYKELPCWETRMGQEMYKLLLFDLLTGLAVILLYQFPRKLLCGLCPGALGRFARTQEFQVPDEVLGLIYAQTVVWVGSFFCPLLPLLNTVKFLLLFYLKKITLFSTCSPASRTFRASTVNFFFPLVLLLGLAISAVPVLYSIFLIPPSKLCGPFRGQSSIWVVIPASIRELPQTAQNVLFFLGTQAFAVPLLLISSILMAYTVALANSYGRLISELKRQIQTEAQNKVFLAQRAVALSSADRTL from the exons ATGGAGGAGCGCCCGCGGTGGGACCCGGAGGCCTGGGGCTCCGTGGAGGGGCGGCCGGCACCCCGGGCGGCCAGAACAG GCCCGTCACTGTCCTCTGTGCTGAATGAGCTGCCCAGCGCTGCCACCCTTCGGTACCGAGGCCCTGGGGTGCTGCCTTGGGGGTCTGAGGAGGCTGAGGACGAGGAGGCATGGAGGAGCATGCAGACCTCCGCAGACGCCGCACTTCAGGAGCAGCCGGAGCCCGGCGCCTCCCGGGAACTGCCGTGGCCCATGCCGGCCAGGCGGGCACACAG acaGAGGCTTGCCAGGGACCGAGTGGCCCAGGGCGCGGGGTCCACAGGGGCCCAATGGACTCGGCTGATTCGGAGGTCCAAGGAGAAAGTGCGGGAAGGCCTGCGCTCCCTGCAGCCCTGGGCGTGGACGCTGAAGAGGATCGGGG GACAGTTTGGCGCTGGCACCGAGTCCTACTTCTCCCTGCTGCGTTTCCTGCTGCTTCTCAACGTGCTGGCCTCGGTGCTGACGGCCTGCATGGTTCTGCTGCCCACCTGGTTGGAGGGGACTCCCCCGGGCCCCCCTGCCCCGAACGCCTCCTCGCCCTGCGGCTCCTACAACCCCGGCTCCCACGGCCTGGTCACCTTCGCCACCGAGCTCTTCAACCTGCTCTCTGGAGAG GGTTTTCTAGAATGGTCTCCTCTCTTCTACGGGTTCTACCCGCCCCGCCCACACCTGGCCATCACCTACTTGTGCGCTGCGTTTGCCATTGGCCTCCTCTACCTGCTGCTCATCCTTCACCG CTCGGTGTCTGGGCTGAAGCAGACGTTGTTGGCTGAGTCAGAGGCCCTGACCCGCTACAGCCACCGCGTGTTCTCCGCCTGGGACTTTGGACTCAGCGGGGAGGTCCACGTGAGACTCCGCCAGCGCCTGATCCTATATGAGTTGCAG GTGGAGCTGGAGGAAGCGAGAGTGCGGCGCAGGGCTGCGGTGCGGACCCTGGGCCAACAAGCCAGGCTGTGGTCGGTGCGCCTGCTGCTCAACCTGGTGGTGCTGGCGCTCCTGGGGGCAGCCTTCTACGGCATCTACTGGGCTACCGGGGCCACTGTGGACCTGCAG GACAAGCCTCTTATCCAGCGGACGCCAGTACTGAAGCTCGTGGTGGATTACCTTCCGTCCATCTTCATCTCCGTGGTCAACTTCGTGCTGCCGCCTGTGTTCAAGCTCATTGCACCCCTGGAGGGCTACACCAGGAGTCGCCAGATCGTTTTTATCCTACTCAG GACAGTGTCTCTCCGCCTGGTCTCCCTGCTAGTCCTGCTCTTCTCTCTCTGGAATGAGATCACTTGCGGGGGTGATGCGGAGGATGAGAGGTGCAAAACCTGTGACTATAATTACAAAGAACTTCCG TGCTGGGAGACCCGCATGGGACAGGAGATGTACAAACTCCTACTATTTGATCTGCTAACCGGCCTGGCAGTCATCCTGCTCTACCAGTTTCCTCGGAA GCTGCTCTGCGGCCTCTGTCCCGGGGCGCTGGGCCGTTTTGCGAGGACCCAGGAGTTCCAGGTGCCTGACGAAGTGCTGGGGCTCATCTACGCACAGACAGTGGTCTGGGTGGGGAGTTTTTTCTGCCCTTTACTGCCTTTGCTCAACACGGTGAAGTTCCTGTTGCTTTTCTACTTGAAGAAG ATCACCCTCTTCTCCACCTGCTCCCCGGCCTCCCGCACCTTTCGAGCCTCCACTGtgaatttctttttccccttGGTCCTTCTCTTGGGTCTGGCCATCTCCGCCgttcctgtgctttatagcatCTTCCT GATCCCACCTTCCAAGCTGTGTGGTCCATTCCGGGGTCAGTCGTCCATCTGGGTGGTGATCCCCGCGTCTATCCGCGAACTGCCTCAGACGGCCCAGAATGTTCTCTTCTTCCTGGGTACCCAGGCTTTTGCTGTGCCCC
- the MBOAT7 gene encoding lysophospholipid acyltransferase 7 isoform X2: MSPEEWTYLVVLLISIPIGFLFKKAGPGLKRWGAAAVGLGLTLFTCGPHTLHSLVTILGTWALIQAQPCSCHALALAWTFSYLLFFRALSLLGLPTPTPFTNAVQLLLTLKLVSLASEVQDLHVAQRKEMASGFSKGPPLGLLPDVPSLMETLSYSYCYVGIMTGPFFRYRTYLDWLEQPFPGAVPSLRPLLRRAWPAPLFGLLFLLSSHLFPLEAVREDAFYARPLPARLFYMIPVFFAFRMRFYVAWIAAECGCIAAGFGAYPVAAKARAGGGPTLQCPPPSSPEMAASLEYDYETIRNIDCYNTDFCVTVREGMRYWNMTVQWWLAQYIYKSAPARSYVLR; encoded by the exons ATGTCGCCCGAAGAATGGACTTATCTAGTGGTTCTTCTTATCTCCATCCCCATCGGCTTCCTCTTTAAGAAAGCTG GACCTGGGCTGAAGAGATGGGGGGCGGCAGCCGTGGGCCTGGGGCTCACGTTGTTCACCTGTGGCCCCCACACTTTGCATTCTCTGGTCACCATCCTTGGGACCTGGGCGCTCATTCAGGCCCAGCCCTG CTCCTGCCACGCCCTGGCCCTCGCCTGGACCTTCTCCTACCTGCTTTTCTTCCGCGCGCTCAGCCTGCTGGGCCTGCCCACTCCCACGCCCTTCACCAACGCCGTCCAACTGCTGCTGACACTGAAG CTGGTGAGTCTGGCCAGTGAAGTTCAGGACCTGCACGTGGcccagaggaaggaaatggccTCGGGCTTCAGCAAGGGGCCCCCCTTGGGGTTGCTGCCGGACGTGCCCTCTCTGATGGAGACCCTCAGCTACAGCTACTGCTACGTGGGAATCATGACAG GCCCGTTCTTCCGCTACCGCACGTACCTGGACTGGCTGGAGCAGCCCTTCCCGGGGGCCGTGCCCAGCCTGCGGCCCCTGTTGCGCCGTGCCTGGCCGGCCCCGCTCTTCGGCCTGCTCTTCCTGCTCTCATCACACCTCTTCCCGCTGGAGGCCGTGCGCGAGGACGCCTTCTACGCCCGCCCGCTGCCCGCCCGCCTCTTCTACATGATCCCCGTCTTCTTCGCCTTCCGCATGCGCTTCTACGTGGCCTGGATTGCCGCCGAGTGCGGCTGCATTGCCGCTGGCTTCGGGGCCTACCCCGTGGCCGCCAAAGCCCGGGCCGGGGGCGGCCCCACCCTCCAATGCCCACCCCCCAGCAG TCCGGAGATGGCGGCTTCCCTGGAGTACGACTATGAGACCATCCGCAACATCGACTGCTACAACACAGACTTCTGCGTGACAGTGCGGGAGGGCATGCGGTACTGGAACATGACGGTGCAGTGGTGGCTGGCGCAGTACATCTACAAGAGCGCTCCCGCCCGCTCCTACGTGCTCAGGTGA
- the TSEN34 gene encoding tRNA-splicing endonuclease subunit Sen34: MLVVEVANGRSLVWGAEAVQALRERLGVGGRTVGALPRGPRQNSRLGLPLLLMPEEARLLAEIGAVTLVSAPRPDPRQHSLALASFKRQQEQGFQEQSALAAEARETRRQELLEKITEGQAAKKLKLEQESGTSGSQEAGGKQAAEENEASAGQAAGEHEEAHEGSSPQPGPSNGVAPLPKSALLIQLATARPRPIKARPLDWRVQSKDWPHAGRPAHELRYSIYRDLWERGFFLSAAGKFGGDFLVYPGDPLRFHAHYIAQCWAPEDPIPLQDLVSAGRLGTSVRKTLLLCSPQPDGKVVYTSLQWASLQ, from the exons ATGCTGGTGGTGGAGGTGGCGAACGGCCGTTCCCTGGTGTGGGGGGCCGAGGCCGTGCAGGCGCTGCGGGAGCGCCTGGGCGTGGGGGGCCGCACGGTGGGCGCCCTGCCCCGCGGGCCCCGCCAGAACTCGCGCCTGGGCCTCCCACTGCTGCTGATGCCTGAGGAGGCGCGACTGCTGGCCGAGATCGGTGCAGTGACCCTGGTCAGCGCCCCGCGCCCGGACCCCCGTCAACACAGCCTG GCACTGGCATCCTTCAAGCGCCAGCAAGAGCAGGGCTTCCAGGAACAAAGCGCTCTGGCAGCTGAGGCCCGAGAGACCCGTCGTCAGGAGCTACTAGAGAAGATTACAGAGGGCCAGGCTGCGAAGAAGCTAAAGCTGGAACAGGAATCAGGGACCAGTGGGAGCCAGGAGGCCGGTGGGAAGCAAGCTGCCGAAGAGAATGAGGCCAGTGCTGGCCAGGCTGCTGGAGAGCATGAGGAAGCACATGAAG gctcctctccccagccAGGGCCTTCAAATGGAGTGGCCCCCTTACCGAAGTCTGCTCTGCTCATCCAGTTGGCCACTGCTCGGCCGCGGCCCATCAAGGCTAGGCCCCTGGACTGGCGTGTCCAGTCCAAAGACTGGCCCCACGCTGGCCGCCCTGCCCACGAGCTTCGCTACAGCATCTACAGAGACCTGTGGGAACGAGGCTTCTTCCTCAGTGCGGCCGGCAAGTTTGGGGGTGACTTCCTGGTCTATCCCG GTGACCCGCTCCGTTTCCACGCTCACTACATCGCCCAGTGCTGGGCTCCAGAGGATCCCATACCACTCCAGGACCTGGTTTCGGCTGGCCGCCTGGGCACCAGTGTCAGAAAGACGCTGCTGCTTTGCTCCCCGCAGCCCGATGGTAAGGTGGTCTACACGTCCCTGCAGTGGGCCAGCCTGCAGTGA